TGCGTATTTCGTCAGTTCTGACGAAGCGATATCCATGACGATCACGCGGTCTCTGGAACGGTTGAACGGCGCGTAAAGCGCGCGCATCAATTCACCGGTACGCGGGTTGTCGACGCCCACGATCGTCCGGTCAGGTTTCATGAAGTCTTCAACTGCGCTGCCTTCCTTAAGGAATTCAGGGTTGGAGACCACATCGAACTCGATGTTCTCGCTGCGCGATGACAGCGTTTCGTTCACCGCTCTACGCACGTGTTCTGCCGAGCCCACCGGTACAGTGGATTTCGTGATCACGACCTTGTACTCCTTCATGTGCTCACCGATCGTCCGTGCGACTGTGAGAACGTGGCGGAGGTCTGCAGAGCCATCCTCGTCCGGTGGGGTGCCTACGGCAATCATGATGAACAGGCCGTGATCGATGGCAGCCTTGGCGTCTGTGGTGAACCGTAGTCGGCCAGCCTCGACATTTCGTTTGAGAAGATCATCGACCCCGGGCTCGTAGAACGGGCAATGCCCTTCGGTGAGTTTTTGGATTCTGGCTTCGTCGATATCGACACAGATGACTTCGTTGCCGGCTTCTGCAAAGCAGGCGGCGGTGACTAGGCCAACATAGCCTGAGCCAAAGATGCTGATGTTCATGGGGTGTTTATGAATCCAAATATCAATAAGTTAAGGCAGTAACCAGCGTCGGTGCTCGGATGCAGACTCTGCAATCGTGTTCAATTCCTGCTCAAAGGCGCGCATGATGACATCTCGGTCCAGTGTCGCTTCCGCAAATGCCCGGGCCTTGATACCCATTTCCTTTGTCGACTCCGGGCTGTCTGCAAGTGTCTGGAGCGCAGAAACGAGTTCCGTTGGCTGCTCGGGCGGAATAACGAGCCCTGCACCGCTTTGCTCGATGGCATCGGACAACGCGGTGCCTTGATTAGCCGTCGCGATGGTTGCCCGTCCAGAGGCTAGGATGTTCGTGAGCTTGGATGGCATCACAATGTCTGCGGCTTCAGCCTTTTGCACGACCAGATGGACATCGGCAGCTGCAAGCAAGGCAGGGAGCTTCTCAATGGGTTGCAGCGGCACGAACTGGATGTTGCTCAAGCCGCGCTCGCCGGACTCGGTGCAGAGGCGTCGCCATTCAGGGCCACCGCCCACCATCACAAACTTGAATCGGGTATCGGCGACCAATCGTTCGGCGGCATCGAGGACAAGGTCTAGCCCTTGCTTCGCACCCATTGCGCCTGCGTACAGTGCGACGATATTGTCTTCTCCCGCGCCAAACGCCTGCCTGAATTCGTTGTCACGCGGCATTGGCTTGATGTTTTTGACATCAGCCCAGTTTGGAGAAACGATCACACGCTGGTTAGTGGCGCCTTTGGCAACTGCGCGTCGACACATGGCATCGGTGATGGATGTCACGCGATTGGCGCTCTTGAGGAGACCGCCTTCCATTTGATACAGAATTTGCCCGACTGGACCGATGTTCAGGAGGTTAAGACGCATCGCCGCATCGACTTGGAAGTCTTGAATGTGGAACACCCAAGGCACTCCATCTAGAAGCCGCTTGGCGAGCGCCAAGATGCCTGAAAAGAGGGGCGGGCAGATCGCGATTGCAACATCATATTTTTCGCGCTTGAGCGTCGACTCGACAAGTTTGGCTCCAGCGGCCCCTAGATAGGACGCATCAATCAGCATGCGCTTAATGGTGCTGATCTTTCCATCTCCGGGCACGTAGTGAGGCACGCGATGGATCGTCACATTGCCCCAGTGTTCAGTCTTGGGGCGTAGTAAGGGAGAGCCAGGCGCGCGCTTCCAGTCCGGGTAGTGTGGGACGCCGGCGATCACGGTGACGTCATGCCCGGCGTCGGCAAGCCATTTAGCCATTTCGCCGGAGTACTTGGGTACGCCAGTTTGGTCTGGGTAAAAGTACAGGGAGAGCATGAGTATCTTCATACGGAGTCGTCCTGCTATTTCGTGGCTGGCTGCTTGATTAGGCAACCAGCTTCAGTGTGGGTCAGCGGGAGCACATTCATCCCGCCAGTCTTGGATCGCCTCGACGAGGGAATGCGTAGGCGCGAGATTCAGCTCAAGTAACCCACTGCCGTCAATATCTGTGGAATAGTGCAGCTTCTCAACACGCCGTTTGTGTACGGGATTAGAAAATCCAAGTTCGTTAAGCATTTGAAGCGGGGCTGCCGCACGGAGCGCGAGGTTCAGTGGCACGGTAGGAATAACGCGTGTCCAGCCGAAGACCTTGCAAAACGCGTTGCAGATTTCTCCTATGGTTGGTGCCTGCGGGTAGGTGCCATGCAGCACATGCCAGCCCTTCAGTTCGGCGGCACCTCGCATCAGCGCCACGAGATCCTTCACGTAGATGCAACTTTTGACCGTATCCGGTCCGCCGATGTACGCGAAGGTGCCCAAACGCAAAGCGCGGTGTAGATTGACAAAATTACCTCCGCAGCCCCTCCCAAAAACAGCGCCGGGTCGCACGACGGCGACGTGGCGGCCACGTTTGGATTGCTGCCACCCCGACAAGGCTTCTTCGGCGAGCGCCTTTGAGATTCCATAGGCGGTGTCAGCGGACGGAACCTCGCTGGGGGCTCGGTGAAAGGGGCCGGCTTTGAACACCATCCCCGTGCTGGTGAACACGATGTTCTTGATGTCGAGTTTGGATGCCCACTTGAGCAAACGGCGGGTGCCTTCGTAGTTGATATCGAAGTACTCGTTCCACTCAAAGCCAGGTTCTCTTGAAACAGCTGCGAGATGGTAGACCACGTCGATCTTCTGCTGGGGTTCGAACTGAACGTCTCGAGCTAGGTTGGTGTAAACAAACGTGACTTTTTCGCACCAGCGTGTGGTCGGTGCGATATCCATTACATAGATACGAGAGACCGTATCGTCGGCAATAAGGGCGTCGAGGAGATGTCCGCCGATAAATCCGGATCCGCCTGTAATTGCCACGACGCGGCCAACTGAGGTGGGAGCTTTCTTACTCAACGATGAGGTCCTGAGTGGTTGGAAAGGTATGAACAGCCGAGGTCAGGTTAGCTGCGGTAGCTGTCCTTGTTCTGGAGAAACCATTCGTAGGTATTCTCCACACCTTGCTTGAGGCTGATACCGGCGGACCAACCCAGTTCAGATAGTCGGTCAACATTCATAAGCTTTCGCGGCGTGCCGTCTGGCTTGCTGGTGTCGTTGACGATGTCACCCTCGTACCCGACGACGTTTTTGACCAGCTCGGCCAGTTCGCGGATCGATACATCCGTTCCCACCCCGACATTGACGATGTCACTGTCTGAATAGTGTTCGGTTAGGTGAACAACGGCGTCGCCCAGATCATCAACATGTAAGAACTCGCGTTTTGGAGAACCCGTTCCCCACATCACAACCTGCGGGTCGTGATTGAGCTTGGCTTCATGGAACTTGCGAAGCAGGGCGGGCAGGACGTGCGAGTTCTCAAGATTGAAGTTATCGCCAGGTCCGTAGAGGTTTGTCGGCATTAACGAGATGGCGTCAAAGCCGTACTGCTTGCGATAGGCCTGGCACATCTTGATGCCGGCGATCTTGGCGATGGCGTACCACTCGTTGGTGGGCTCTAGAGGCCCCGTTAGCAGAGAATCCTCTCGCATCGGCTGTTCTGCAAACTTGGGATAAATGCACGAGGAGCCCAAGAACACCAGTTTGTCCACTCCCGACTGCCAGGCCGAATGGATGACGTTGGTCTGGATTGCTAGATTGTCGCGAATGAACTCAGCCGGGTAGGTGTCATTGGCGTGGATGCCTCCAACCTTGGCGGCGGCCAGAATGACGTGTGTCGGCTGCTCGGCTTCAAAGAAGGCTTGCACTGCAAGCTGGTCTGTCAGGTCCAGCTCTGAATGGGTGCGCGTGATCAGGTTGTTGTAACCCTTGCGCTTGAGCGCCCGGACAATGGCGGACCCGGCCAGCCCGCGGTGGCCGGCTACATAGATCTTTGACTCAGGATTCACCGGGCTTACTCGTTGTAGTCGAACGCGCGATAACCCGCTTCGGTCACCAGGCGGTCACGCTTGGCGTGCTCGAAGTCGGAGGTGATCATGTCCTTGACCAGTTCTTCAAAGCTGATCTTGGGCACCCAGCCGAGTTTCTCCTTGGCCTTGGTCGGGTCACCGAGCAAGGTTTCGACTTCTGCTGGGCGGAAGTAGCGCGGGTCCACGCCAACGATTTGCTGGCCCGGCTTCACCTTCAGTTCAGGGTTGGTCACTGCGGTGACGGTGCCGATTTCATTAACGCCTTCACCGGAGAACTCGATCTCCATGCCCAACTCAGCGGCAGAACGCTGGACGAACTCACGCACAGAGTGCTGCTCGCCGGTCGCGATGACAAAGTCTTCTGGCGTGTCCTGCTGCAGCATCATCCACTGCATTTCGACGTAATCCTTGGCGTGGCCCCAGTCGCGCAGCGCATCCATGTTGCCGAGGTGCAGCTTGTCCTGCAGACCGAGGGCAATACGGGCGATGGCGCGCGTGATCTTGCGGGTCACGAAGGTTTCGCCGCGAATGGGTGATTCGTGGTTGAACAGAATGCCGTTGCAGGCATACATGCCGTAGCTTTCGCGGTAGTTCACCGTGATCCAGTAGCCGTAGAGCTTGGCGACGGCATAGGGCGAACGCGGGTAGAAGGGCGTGGTTTCCTTCTGGGGAATTTCCTGCACCAGCCCATACAGCTCCGACGTCGACGCCTGGTAGAACTTGGTCTTGTCGGTTAATCCTAGAATGCGGATGGCTTCCAGCAGGCGCAATGTACCGAGTGCGTCGCCGTTCGC
The window above is part of the Abyssibacter profundi genome. Proteins encoded here:
- a CDS encoding WcaI family glycosyltransferase produces the protein MKILMLSLYFYPDQTGVPKYSGEMAKWLADAGHDVTVIAGVPHYPDWKRAPGSPLLRPKTEHWGNVTIHRVPHYVPGDGKISTIKRMLIDASYLGAAGAKLVESTLKREKYDVAIAICPPLFSGILALAKRLLDGVPWVFHIQDFQVDAAMRLNLLNIGPVGQILYQMEGGLLKSANRVTSITDAMCRRAVAKGATNQRVIVSPNWADVKNIKPMPRDNEFRQAFGAGEDNIVALYAGAMGAKQGLDLVLDAAERLVADTRFKFVMVGGGPEWRRLCTESGERGLSNIQFVPLQPIEKLPALLAAADVHLVVQKAEAADIVMPSKLTNILASGRATIATANQGTALSDAIEQSGAGLVIPPEQPTELVSALQTLADSPESTKEMGIKARAFAEATLDRDVIMRAFEQELNTIAESASEHRRWLLP
- a CDS encoding NAD-dependent epimerase/dehydratase family protein — translated: MSKKAPTSVGRVVAITGGSGFIGGHLLDALIADDTVSRIYVMDIAPTTRWCEKVTFVYTNLARDVQFEPQQKIDVVYHLAAVSREPGFEWNEYFDINYEGTRRLLKWASKLDIKNIVFTSTGMVFKAGPFHRAPSEVPSADTAYGISKALAEEALSGWQQSKRGRHVAVVRPGAVFGRGCGGNFVNLHRALRLGTFAYIGGPDTVKSCIYVKDLVALMRGAAELKGWHVLHGTYPQAPTIGEICNAFCKVFGWTRVIPTVPLNLALRAAAPLQMLNELGFSNPVHKRRVEKLHYSTDIDGSGLLELNLAPTHSLVEAIQDWRDECAPADPH
- the gmd gene encoding GDP-mannose 4,6-dehydratase, which gives rise to MKKALITGVTGQDGAYLAELLLEKGYEVHGIKRRASLFNTDRIDHLYQDPHESNRRFVLHYGDLTDSTNLIRIVQQIEPDEIYNLGAQSHVAVSFDSPEYTANGDALGTLRLLEAIRILGLTDKTKFYQASTSELYGLVQEIPQKETTPFYPRSPYAVAKLYGYWITVNYRESYGMYACNGILFNHESPIRGETFVTRKITRAIARIALGLQDKLHLGNMDALRDWGHAKDYVEMQWMMLQQDTPEDFVIATGEQHSVREFVQRSAAELGMEIEFSGEGVNEIGTVTAVTNPELKVKPGQQIVGVDPRYFRPAEVETLLGDPTKAKEKLGWVPKISFEELVKDMITSDFEHAKRDRLVTEAGYRAFDYNE
- the fcl gene encoding GDP-L-fucose synthase → MNPESKIYVAGHRGLAGSAIVRALKRKGYNNLITRTHSELDLTDQLAVQAFFEAEQPTHVILAAAKVGGIHANDTYPAEFIRDNLAIQTNVIHSAWQSGVDKLVFLGSSCIYPKFAEQPMREDSLLTGPLEPTNEWYAIAKIAGIKMCQAYRKQYGFDAISLMPTNLYGPGDNFNLENSHVLPALLRKFHEAKLNHDPQVVMWGTGSPKREFLHVDDLGDAVVHLTEHYSDSDIVNVGVGTDVSIRELAELVKNVVGYEGDIVNDTSKPDGTPRKLMNVDRLSELGWSAGISLKQGVENTYEWFLQNKDSYRS